TTTGAGTGATAGTTGTGAGATGTCACCGATTAGGGCAACTTCTACTTCTTCGTGGGGAAGAAATAAAAATGCGACGGCAACAGAAGTTGAAAAAACGATTGCAGTTAATGTTTCCAGTGGTAATTTTGTTCGTTTTTCAAAAATCCAGATAAGTATTATCGCAAATAGTAACATAGCAAAAGCTCCAATCGACACATCAAAACCCCAGAGTAGTGCGAGCGTAATTCCGGGAAGAGTCAAGTGTCCTAGCGGTCCACCGACTAAAGACATTCTCTTGGATAACATTAAAGTTCCCAGATAGCCAGCCGCTGCCCCGATTGAGCATGTCATCAATATGGCAAGGATTATTTTTTCGTCAATCATTTATTATTGTGTTTATAATATTTCACTCCTACCCCGTAAAGTTTTTGTAGACTCTTGGTTGTCAGTGCCTGGGAAGGTATTCCGTGACATATGCCTTTTTTATTTAAGCAAAGCACGTTATCAGCATGCTCCCAAACAACACTTAGATCGTGTGTTACTAAAATAATGGTCAATTTTTGTTTTTCCCAGAAGCTATGAAGTAGCGAGTAAATTGTTTCAGTTCCTCCGATATCAATTCCGGAAGTAGGCTCGTCAAACAAAAGTGTATCCGGGTTATCAACCAGAGCCCACGCTATACCCAGCCTTTGAAACTGGCCTGTCGAAAGATGAGCAATTCTTTTTTTTATGATAGATTTTTCCAGTCCGACGGATACTAGGCTTTTGTTAATCCTTTCTTTTGTTATTTCTTTTAAACTATAAAAATCTTCGACTGTGAGGGGAAGAACCTCCTTTCTTTGCAAAAGTTCATTGGGTGGAAGATAGCTAATATTATTAACTGACCAGACAATCTCTCCTTGAGAAGGGATGGTGCCTAAAATTGCCCTTAAAAGCGTGGTCTTTCCCGCACCGTTTGGTCCCAGAATTACTAAAGTTTCACCCTTTATTACATCAAAACTTAAATTATCAATGATAGTTTGATCATTCAATTTTACAGTTAAGTCTTTTACTTTTAAGGCTAGGTTGTTTACCATATCTATACTTTCTTTAAACATTTAGCGCAGACTCCATAAAACTCCAGTGTATGTTTTTTAATTTTAAACCTTTTTTTTCTGAAAACATCCCTCTCAAAATTATCAGCAAGACAGTTTGTTATGTTGTCCACTTTTCCGCAGACTTCGCATATTAGATGATGATGGTGAACTAGATTCGCGGCTTCATATGATATTTCCTGGGGTTTGATGTAAACAGGATTTAGATAATTTTGATTAACCAAAAATTCCAATTCACGATAAACAGTTGTTCTGTTGACATTTATTTTTTTAGAAATAAGGTTAGTGTAAATATCTCTGGCTGAGAGTGGTTTCTTGACTCGGGAAAAGATTACAATTATTTGCTTTCTGATATATGTAATTCTAAAACCTTTGTCACGCAAAGTCGATATTGTAAGGTCGGGGTTCATAAATTCTATAAGCAAAGTATTTGCAAAAACAGCCTACTCGTGTGTTATTTAAAAATCAAATTAATGCAAACAGATTGCTTTTGTCAAGGAGTAGTTTTGATTTTAATTGCTTTGCCTTTAATTACCGCCTTGGCAACTTTTTTATGGGCGCTATTTAAGATCCGCGCGAAAGTGGGTTGTGATACGTGCATTTTTTCCGCGGCTTTGGTTTGTTCGAGCGCATCAATTTCATATAACTTTAATGCTTCTACTTCATCAGATAAAAGTTCGACTTCTTCCAATTCAGACAAAGGAATACCCCGGGGTTTAAAATATAAAACTCCCGGGATAAACCTTGTAAGACGGGGAATTTTAGGTCTTGGCATGTTTATAATATTCATCACAATAATCCACTACGAATTATTGCATATGAATTGATTGTGCCTACAATAAATTGTTAAGCTTGTTTTGCAATTTCCTCCTCTTCTTTTTTTATATCTTCTAGTTCCTCTTCAAGCGCTTTTTTATAGTCAGCAAGCGCCTTTTTTTGATCTTGCGGTGTTTGGGGCCAATTCCAGCCGAAATACCTTCCCATGCCGCGACCTGCTCCAAACCTTCTTCTCCAACCAAGGCCAAACCCGCAAGGGCCGTAACCCCTACCTGTCATTGGTCCCATTCCGGCGGGTCCTGTTCCATCGAAATTTGGCATACTTCCTCACCCCCTCCCTAAATAATTATTATGAATATGTATTCATAATAATACTTCATCAATCAGTTGTCAAGTGCCGTTACCCGCATTATTTTCTATGTATTTTATTCGTATTGACAAATGCCTTTTTTTTTGATTAAATCTCGCATACCTAATGAAAAGTTATCCCTCCCTTATTTTTGTTTTTGTGATTACCAACGCACTCGCC
This genomic stretch from bacterium harbors:
- a CDS encoding metal ABC transporter ATP-binding protein, with product MFKESIDMVNNLALKVKDLTVKLNDQTIIDNLSFDVIKGETLVILGPNGAGKTTLLRAILGTIPSQGEIVWSVNNISYLPPNELLQRKEVLPLTVEDFYSLKEITKERINKSLVSVGLEKSIIKKRIAHLSTGQFQRLGIAWALVDNPDTLLFDEPTSGIDIGGTETIYSLLHSFWEKQKLTIILVTHDLSVVWEHADNVLCLNKKGICHGIPSQALTTKSLQKLYGVGVKYYKHNNK
- a CDS encoding DUF134 domain-containing protein gives rise to the protein MNIINMPRPKIPRLTRFIPGVLYFKPRGIPLSELEEVELLSDEVEALKLYEIDALEQTKAAEKMHVSQPTFARILNSAHKKVAKAVIKGKAIKIKTTP
- a CDS encoding DUF5320 domain-containing protein; translated protein: MPNFDGTGPAGMGPMTGRGYGPCGFGLGWRRRFGAGRGMGRYFGWNWPQTPQDQKKALADYKKALEEELEDIKKEEEEIAKQA